The genomic interval TCGTGGGTGCAGGCATTAGCGGATTGTCGATCGGATCATTATTGTCTAAAGATGGTGTCAATGTTACAATATATGAAAAAATGAATCGGGTGGGAGGAAGAACAGCTTCCACTAAGTTTAGAAACCATATTTTGGACAACGGATTTCATATCATGCCTTTCTATACAAAGTCATTTATTTTTGAAATTTTAAGAAGGTTAGAAATAAGATCTAAGATTCAAATGGCCAAAGTCGCGGATATTGCATTTTATTCAGAAGCCTCTTTTTACAAATATCCTAAAGGAATTCTGGACATTCTAAATCTTTCTATGATTAATTTTAAAAGTCGGCTTAATCTGTTAAGAATTCTTTTTCCGATTTCGTTTTATTCCATTAAGAAAAGTGAAGAGTTGGATTCGTTACCACTTATTACTTTGACCCAAGATCTAGATAAAGAAACGAAATCATTTTTTGATGCAATAAGTATGCTTGCTTTTGCGGATATTCCAGAACACATTTCTTTGGGGGAATTCATCAGGACAATTATACGTGCCAATCCATTTCGCGGAGGCACTAGTGAATTTGGTTATCCACAAGAAGGTGGCTACGATCAAATATCAAAATTACTAGCCAATTACATTACTAATAAAAAATCAAATATTCTCCTAAATTCTGTAGTTAAAAAAATAGTAGTGGAAAATGGTCGGGTAAGTGGAATCATAACTAACAACAATGAACTTGTAAAAACAGATCTTTGCATTGTTTCCCTACCTTCATATATCGCAATAAATACCCTTTTTGACAAGAATATATTTGATACTAAATACTTAGATTATGTTCAAAGACTAAACAAGACAACTTCTGTGGTTGAGGTTCATTTTGCTTTGTCAGAAAAGTTAGATGACAGACAAGTAGTTTTTCCAGTTGGAGATAGATATACTACTAAAGGTATTTTCTTCATATCTAATATCACTAGTACAGTTTCACCACCAGGGGAACACTTGATGCTTGCTGGAACACCTGTAACTTTTGACACCGCTTCTAATTCTGATGATATTAAAATCGTTGCAAAGAAGATCAAAGATGATATTAGAGAAATTTATCCCAAATTTGATAAAGTGTTGATGTGGGAAAGACCCATGGCATGGAAGCTGGTTGAAAGTGTGGTAAAAGAACCGGGATTAGTTTGGAAAAAAAAGATGCCTCATACGATATCCGAAATAAAGGGTCTATTTTTTGTTGGCGATTCTACAATAAGCTACGGAATTGGCACTGATTCAGCGGCACATAGTGCATTGTTATGTTATCCCCAAATTGTGTCGTTTTTAAAAAGATAGTAGGAGGAGGAATATAGTGGTGGTGTGTTATAGGAATACTATTAGTAGTAATAAAATGAAAAAACCTAAACTTTCGTGCCAAATATTTTCAAATACAATTTAGCTAGATCGAGTTTATGAAAGAGTTATTATTTCCACTTAATAATTTGACGTCCTAATAAAAGTCGTAGTGTGTTCTCTAAATTAGTATTTAAAAACGGGTACCCGGCCATGGTTAATTTTTTTGGCAATACAAAGGAACTTGATGATACCACATAATCTGCAAATTCCTCACCAAACACAAGTTTTAATGTTGATTTCGCTAACGGCAAGTTAAGCTTGTTGTCAAGTACTTGTGAAAGCACTTTCATGAACTCTGACATTTTAATTGGTTTTGGAGATACCACATTGACTGGGCCTTTTATCGACGAATCTCCAATAGAGTAAAGAATACTACCTATGACATCCTCTATAGATACCCAACTAACATACTGATTCTCATCTGGAAATTTCAAGCCAATCTTTAATATCGATGGTTTAACTAATTTTTGTAGTATTCCTCCTTTAGGTGTCAGGACCATTCCAAATCTAGCATTTATCACTCGAATTCCAATGGATTTTGCTGACTCGGTGGAATCCTCCCACTTCTGACACACATCAGATAGGAATCCGGAACCTTGGGAAGTTTCTTCTGTAAGATGTTTTCTTCCTTGATTGCCATAAAACCCAATTGCTGAGGCACAAATTAGAGTGGAAGGGGGGCTTTCGAGTTTAGATAATGAATTGCATAGCAATCTAGTAGTTCTAACGCGACTATCTAATAGTTTTCTTTTTTTTGAATTAGACCATCGTCCAAAAATATTTTCTCCACCCAGATGTATAATTGTGTCAAATCCATTCAGATTGTCAATATCTATTAGATCATTTTCTGGATCCCATTTCACTATACGAGTATTATTGTTATTATTATTGTCTCTATACTTTGATGAAGGTCTAACCATTCGAGTTATATGGTGGTTTCCTACTGTATTCAAAAAAGGAATAAGTGCAGAGCCTATCAAACCGGTAGAACCTGTAATCAAAATTTTTTTACCCTTGCTATTAGCCACTAATTTCCAAAGATTCATGTCATTTTTCAAGATATGATGTCTATAATAGAATAGTTGATACAATTTATCACGTATTTTCTTGTTGATAAAATTATTCCAGGCTAGGCCAAACGGAGGGGAGTAATCAATTCTGTCCTCCATTGTACAATTATTAATCTCATTTGGGATAAATGAATGAGTGTGAAGCCAATACTTGAGGGGTCCTTTTATCATTTTATCTTGAAACTGTCTGTTTTGTATGTAGCCTGAATGCTGTGCAATCCATCTAATTCCAAATGGACCTATCTTTAATCTAAGAATTGCAATTGATCCATTTTTCAAACCTGTGTTACTTTTGAGAACTTGCAATGGACTCCAAGGAGGAATCAGCCTCTCTATTGCCTCCTCATGTGTATGGTATTCAAAAACAGTTTCTATGTTAGAGGAAAGTTCAACTCGCTTCATAAAAATAAAACTTGATTTTGACTTTTTTGAAAATGAATATGACATGATCATGGTATGTGGTCCAACCTTCTTAATTTGCTATGGTGTTTTCTTAATTGAGTTAGCACCTGCTAATTGAATTTCATATGCTAGCTTGGAACTGGTTCTATAACTTTAAGAATTTTAGAATATAAGAACTGGTGAGTAAATCTTAAATAATTAATTCTATAGGCTAAGGTATGTTTGGGTCTAAATTTATCCAAAATCATACAAGAACAATAGTTAAGGTAGGTAAAGAAAAAAATATTCATGTATTGTGGGGAAGAGAAAAAAAATGGTAAACAGCCAATTGCTTGTTTTTGTCACAACAGTATTGTTGACCACATCTCTATTCCTGAGTTCAACTATAAACTCTAACTATTCTGTTATGGGCAAACCAGTTTGGGGACCAGCTGGAGAAAAAAAATGTACATCAGATTTTTTCTCACGAACGTGTTGTTGGATAGACGATGATGGTGGCTACATTCACGAAAGATGTGAGACTTGTACTGATATGGGTGATGGAACATACACAAATTGCAAAATCAAAGATGGACCCGTAGCCGCAGAAGATCCCTCTACACCCCCTAATCCTCCAAAAGGAAATATTGATGGAACCCGAGCCCCTCTTAATGAAGGCGTACTAGATCAAACTTTTACTTCTGATGACAACGACAATATTGATGAACCAAAGAATGCAGAAACTTTATCACAATTAGAAGGAAATCCTACTCAAGAATTATCTTCGCCCTCCTCCTCCTCCTCATCTTCCTCGGCAGAATCATTTAATGAAGAACAAACAGCAAGTTTTACAAAGAAAGGTAATGGTCCAAACTCAC from Candidatus Nitrosocosmicus hydrocola carries:
- a CDS encoding phytoene desaturase family protein translates to MTKNVVIVGAGISGLSIGSLLSKDGVNVTIYEKMNRVGGRTASTKFRNHILDNGFHIMPFYTKSFIFEILRRLEIRSKIQMAKVADIAFYSEASFYKYPKGILDILNLSMINFKSRLNLLRILFPISFYSIKKSEELDSLPLITLTQDLDKETKSFFDAISMLAFADIPEHISLGEFIRTIIRANPFRGGTSEFGYPQEGGYDQISKLLANYITNKKSNILLNSVVKKIVVENGRVSGIITNNNELVKTDLCIVSLPSYIAINTLFDKNIFDTKYLDYVQRLNKTTSVVEVHFALSEKLDDRQVVFPVGDRYTTKGIFFISNITSTVSPPGEHLMLAGTPVTFDTASNSDDIKIVAKKIKDDIREIYPKFDKVLMWERPMAWKLVESVVKEPGLVWKKKMPHTISEIKGLFFVGDSTISYGIGTDSAAHSALLCYPQIVSFLKR
- a CDS encoding TIGR01777 family oxidoreductase encodes the protein MKRVELSSNIETVFEYHTHEEAIERLIPPWSPLQVLKSNTGLKNGSIAILRLKIGPFGIRWIAQHSGYIQNRQFQDKMIKGPLKYWLHTHSFIPNEINNCTMEDRIDYSPPFGLAWNNFINKKIRDKLYQLFYYRHHILKNDMNLWKLVANSKGKKILITGSTGLIGSALIPFLNTVGNHHITRMVRPSSKYRDNNNNNNTRIVKWDPENDLIDIDNLNGFDTIIHLGGENIFGRWSNSKKRKLLDSRVRTTRLLCNSLSKLESPPSTLICASAIGFYGNQGRKHLTEETSQGSGFLSDVCQKWEDSTESAKSIGIRVINARFGMVLTPKGGILQKLVKPSILKIGLKFPDENQYVSWVSIEDVIGSILYSIGDSSIKGPVNVVSPKPIKMSEFMKVLSQVLDNKLNLPLAKSTLKLVFGEEFADYVVSSSSFVLPKKLTMAGYPFLNTNLENTLRLLLGRQIIKWK